The sequence CGCAAACCGTGGCGTTCTCCCACTACAACCACATCTCGGCGCAACTGCCGCTGGATGCGAAAACCAGCGAAGTCGTAGGCGCAGGCGTCAAAGAGCAAACCGCGCAGTGCCTGAATAACCTCAAGGCGATTGTCGAAAGCATCGACCACTCGCTGGCCGATGTGGTGAAGGTGAATATCTTCCTGAAAAACATCGCCGACATTGCTGCTGTGGACGAGGCCTACACGAAGTTCTTCCCGGACGGCGTACCGGCCCGCAGAACCCTAGGCGTATCCGCATTGCCGAAAGGCGCTTTGATCCAGATCGACGCCGTCGTGGCGAACGTGGAAGGCACGCCGCCCAACGCCTGATGGGCTGAGAAAGGGGGCGGATGGTTTTTTCTGATCGAGTAGGGCGCGAGCGTTTTAGCTCGGCTCGAAAGGGCACCCAGGAAGAACAGGTCTGTCCTCTTTCGCTCAAGGCACGCAAGACACTAGGACGCCCCAGGGCGTCCTTTTCATTTGTGGGTAAGGGCAAACCTCCAGCGCAGCCGCCGCGCCCAGTCCCGCCAATTGAGCAATCGCTCGGAACAGGGATGGCCCATCAAGCGAATGCAGGCCAGTTTGCGCTTGGGGTGGCTCCGAACGGCCCAGCAAAACGCAGGGCGCTCTTTTGTGAAGGAAATTTCTGATTCATCAGCTCGTTCCGAGGCATCGCCCGACGCCAGTGACCTGAGTCAAACCCGCTGAGGGCTCCCACCTCCAGGATGCCCGCGCTCGAACCCAAGTGCTCTGCAAAGGGCATTTCAGGGCATCACCCAAGGCCTCGAACCAACGACGACCCCGTAGTCGCGCCAAGGCATTGCCGGGGCGCGATCACGACCGACAAGGAGCGCACCATGACTCGGAATATCCCGACCTATACCAACGAACTGACGCCCGAAGTACTGGCCGATCAGAACCGCTCTCCGTTCACCCCCGAGCAGTACGCCAGCTTCAGCGAAGAGATGCTGACCATCATCAAGGCACAGGAGGCCCATGACCAACGCCACCCAATCGTCGCCATCTACCGGCTCGCCACCGAGGGCAGCCGAACACACGCTGGCGGCGTGATCCGCGAGGCGACCACCTCGCTGACCATCAAGTTGGAGGATGGCAGCCAGGTTCGCGC is a genomic window of Pseudomonas knackmussii B13 containing:
- a CDS encoding PAAR domain-containing protein, producing MTRNIPTYTNELTPEVLADQNRSPFTPEQYASFSEEMLTIIKAQEAHDQRHPIVAIYRLATEGSRTHAGGVIREATTSLTIKLEDGSQVRAARTGDYAEYPDGSRARIVSGAGEQSHWSGHSLALVGSRLSNGDEIADTPQAAVLIAERQGLPMADDFLRERE